Proteins from a genomic interval of Methanofollis formosanus:
- a CDS encoding DUF3344 domain-containing protein — protein sequence MATESRSARAAVFLTVLLLTLPACVAADQYVGGIPLTTVDEGVVSGGVYVNSFVGTGMDRDVSKKYTLPEYTEIKWARLYVSVYCAHMQNNYEHRATVKFDGGSGTQTLEVEELRVPYSFPIDGGSGPVWVNEHCNRVTSDYLMWYDVTDAIKKREVVAKVKVDQPEGYTGTFDGRIKIVTLVVAYDDGDSDEVYYWVNQGHDVHSYYVEDYLGETYEGETTFATGDLPEDDEREYVAELSLVHMASKVGEFTFNSESIEAPEPQGAYSGYHTEDVTDLVLPWSDSLFTYTRDLSVSGSGGGYLGAYFKIPLAVLSVRYPGKEVGNLEVTSSPAGAVVYLDDEETQWVTNTTISGVEAGEHAVRVELDERYHASEDQWIEVRKGENTTVHFDLEARTGSIEVTSEPSGAWIYLEGGDYQEMTNTSLQTPATIDGLIIGKYTVEVRKEGYEPAYQMVVVQEDEIVGVDLTFGSSGGDSGGSDGEIDPEFGYTGKRLDLFTTGTLHGNLTYHEFSDYTGLIHAGESREFAITIPAPENGTVRYARLYIYTTWGHDEKRKEGTNSRITLKVDGVEIKADKVYRDRKNEGIYNYLLETHAYNISGIKGGAAGDHMVTVTNDGRKDDVFATYGPGVLVMVEDPAAPEITYWIAEGSDTLYANPDFGTTSDDCITTALFDGEINLANTKEARLILVTTAGSGEDDDEHRITFNEGEWFNLLTGGSSAISVAGIDVRPYLMPSENEAGIQSYITSMKGDYMENRGIILVVRHGTPPAGAPVNVTSAANLSGTQGMTSTGSSERFTLNESNERLEATHLTFDEGAVELFISEGTVITDGAGKPLSALRLEVLRPGDALRAYAIGDDDMVADIPLLLVIHTDRLGLSGVRLVRYDDSLDQWQPVEADVTDGSLSARIRQGGIYALMERGEDCDHGIFQPLFDLIGGFVTAFFGIFGIDISGEASVPSPDPAMMAGNLSGQMIAPTAPVETPAVTPAPTQVDVATMQFALSILSTPPGALIDLDGEYTGRTTPATLESLSGGTHTIRMSMDRFEPVEETVYLERDDEIHLQFESGSSELKEQMVATGPLRGWEENRHGGVYVESFPEGAEIYVDGRKSNKKTPALVYGLKEGLHTIKVKMKNVEFANEKERVWIVKNSVSLVKFSSGSKGLERSLSIESEGYSGSPFSVNGRYLGYKLPKNVDVVGIDAYVTVHDNGSFFSQKILNTVQSNETVVIGSSLTAPCGLLVTSVPSGALIFIDGLSTGYATPYLVENISEGRHLVSLSKPGYIPEGEVVLLTDNRHKEQDAEVGLDLGPYAYGSLTVGSTPEGAKIYLYGKDTGEKTPHTFHYLGIGSYDVKVVGKEGSKTLEDVVVVPYEMRECHVDLAAG from the coding sequence GTGGCGACGGAGAGCAGATCTGCACGGGCGGCAGTGTTTCTCACCGTTCTCCTTCTCACCCTCCCGGCCTGCGTCGCTGCCGACCAGTATGTGGGAGGCATCCCTCTCACGACCGTCGACGAAGGCGTCGTCTCAGGCGGGGTCTACGTAAACTCCTTTGTCGGCACAGGAATGGACCGTGACGTCTCAAAGAAGTATACCCTGCCTGAATACACGGAGATCAAATGGGCACGCCTCTATGTGTCCGTCTACTGCGCCCATATGCAGAACAACTACGAACATCGTGCAACGGTAAAATTCGACGGCGGATCCGGGACACAGACCCTGGAGGTGGAGGAACTGCGGGTGCCGTACTCATTCCCGATCGACGGCGGTTCCGGACCGGTCTGGGTGAACGAACACTGCAACCGGGTGACGAGCGACTACCTGATGTGGTATGACGTCACCGACGCGATCAAAAAGAGGGAGGTCGTCGCCAAAGTCAAGGTCGATCAACCTGAGGGATATACAGGCACCTTTGACGGGAGGATCAAGATCGTCACCCTGGTCGTCGCCTATGACGACGGCGACAGCGACGAGGTGTATTACTGGGTGAACCAGGGACATGACGTCCACTCGTATTATGTCGAGGATTATCTGGGCGAGACCTATGAAGGAGAGACGACCTTTGCCACCGGCGATCTCCCTGAAGATGACGAGCGTGAGTACGTCGCCGAACTCTCGCTTGTCCATATGGCAAGCAAAGTAGGGGAATTCACGTTCAACTCAGAATCCATCGAGGCCCCGGAGCCGCAGGGGGCGTACTCCGGCTACCATACCGAAGATGTCACCGACCTGGTCCTCCCCTGGTCTGACAGTCTTTTCACCTACACCAGGGACCTCAGTGTCAGCGGGAGCGGCGGGGGCTATCTTGGGGCGTATTTCAAGATCCCGCTCGCTGTTCTCTCGGTCCGCTACCCGGGCAAAGAGGTCGGGAACCTCGAAGTGACCTCATCTCCGGCCGGTGCGGTGGTCTACCTTGACGACGAAGAGACCCAGTGGGTCACCAACACGACCATCAGCGGAGTCGAGGCCGGCGAACACGCAGTGCGGGTCGAACTGGACGAGCGGTACCACGCCTCCGAGGATCAGTGGATCGAGGTGAGGAAGGGGGAGAACACCACCGTCCACTTCGATCTCGAAGCGCGCACCGGGAGCATCGAGGTGACGAGCGAACCGTCAGGAGCCTGGATATACCTCGAAGGGGGCGACTACCAGGAAATGACAAACACATCTCTCCAGACCCCGGCAACTATCGACGGCCTCATTATCGGCAAATATACCGTTGAAGTGAGGAAGGAGGGATATGAACCCGCATACCAGATGGTGGTGGTACAGGAGGACGAGATCGTCGGAGTGGACCTGACATTCGGGTCTTCCGGAGGCGACTCTGGCGGTTCGGATGGAGAGATCGATCCAGAGTTCGGATACACCGGCAAGAGACTGGATCTCTTCACCACCGGCACACTCCACGGCAACCTCACGTATCATGAGTTCAGCGACTATACCGGACTGATCCATGCCGGGGAGAGCCGGGAGTTTGCGATCACGATCCCGGCACCTGAGAACGGTACGGTCAGGTATGCAAGACTCTACATCTACACCACCTGGGGACACGACGAGAAGCGCAAAGAGGGGACCAACAGCAGGATCACGCTGAAGGTCGACGGTGTCGAGATCAAGGCCGATAAGGTCTACCGTGACCGGAAAAACGAAGGCATCTACAACTATCTCCTCGAGACCCATGCCTATAACATCTCCGGGATCAAGGGCGGCGCGGCCGGCGACCATATGGTGACGGTAACCAACGATGGGCGAAAAGACGATGTCTTCGCGACCTATGGCCCGGGTGTGCTGGTCATGGTCGAAGACCCGGCAGCACCAGAGATCACCTACTGGATCGCAGAGGGCTCCGACACCCTCTATGCCAACCCCGACTTTGGCACCACGAGCGACGACTGCATCACGACGGCACTCTTCGACGGCGAGATCAACCTTGCGAATACGAAGGAAGCGCGGCTTATCCTGGTGACCACGGCCGGGTCGGGGGAGGACGATGACGAGCATCGGATCACCTTCAATGAAGGTGAGTGGTTCAATCTCCTCACCGGAGGATCGTCTGCGATCAGTGTGGCCGGGATAGATGTCAGGCCCTATCTGATGCCGTCGGAGAACGAGGCCGGAATCCAGAGTTATATCACCTCAATGAAAGGTGACTACATGGAGAACCGGGGGATTATCCTTGTTGTCAGGCATGGAACCCCGCCGGCCGGGGCGCCGGTGAATGTCACGTCCGCCGCGAATCTTTCCGGCACTCAGGGGATGACGTCGACCGGAAGCAGCGAGCGGTTCACGCTGAACGAATCGAATGAGAGGCTTGAGGCCACGCACCTCACCTTCGACGAGGGGGCGGTCGAACTCTTCATCTCCGAAGGGACGGTGATCACCGACGGTGCCGGGAAACCTCTCTCAGCGCTGAGACTGGAGGTGCTCAGACCCGGCGACGCCCTGCGGGCGTACGCAATCGGTGATGATGATATGGTGGCCGATATTCCTCTCCTGCTGGTCATCCATACCGACCGGCTCGGGCTTTCAGGGGTCCGTCTTGTCAGATACGACGATTCTCTGGACCAATGGCAACCGGTGGAGGCGGATGTTACAGATGGCAGCCTCTCCGCCAGGATCAGGCAGGGAGGGATATATGCGCTCATGGAAAGGGGTGAAGATTGCGATCATGGGATCTTTCAACCGCTCTTCGACCTGATCGGTGGCTTTGTGACCGCATTCTTCGGGATATTCGGGATCGATATCTCAGGAGAGGCGTCCGTCCCCTCACCTGACCCCGCGATGATGGCCGGCAATTTATCCGGGCAGATGATCGCGCCAACGGCTCCTGTTGAAACGCCGGCGGTCACCCCGGCACCCACTCAGGTTGATGTCGCGACGATGCAGTTTGCCCTCTCCATCCTCTCCACTCCGCCTGGGGCCCTCATCGATCTCGACGGAGAGTACACCGGCAGGACGACGCCCGCCACCCTTGAGTCGTTATCCGGGGGGACCCACACCATCAGGATGAGCATGGACAGGTTCGAACCGGTGGAGGAAACGGTCTATCTTGAGCGCGACGACGAGATCCATCTACAATTTGAATCGGGTTCTTCAGAGTTGAAGGAGCAGATGGTCGCCACCGGGCCGCTGCGCGGGTGGGAGGAGAACCGGCATGGCGGGGTGTATGTCGAGTCCTTCCCTGAGGGGGCAGAGATCTATGTGGACGGCAGGAAGAGCAACAAAAAGACACCCGCACTCGTCTACGGGCTGAAAGAAGGACTGCATACGATCAAGGTGAAGATGAAAAATGTCGAGTTCGCGAATGAGAAAGAACGAGTATGGATCGTGAAGAACTCAGTGTCGCTAGTGAAATTCAGCAGTGGCTCGAAAGGGCTTGAGCGGTCGCTCTCGATTGAGTCAGAGGGATATTCGGGCTCTCCCTTCTCGGTCAACGGCAGGTATCTGGGGTACAAGCTTCCAAAGAACGTCGATGTCGTTGGGATCGATGCGTATGTCACGGTCCATGACAATGGCAGTTTCTTCTCGCAGAAGATCCTGAATACCGTTCAATCGAACGAGACGGTGGTCATCGGGTCTTCGCTCACCGCACCCTGCGGACTCCTCGTCACTTCAGTGCCTTCAGGGGCTTTGATATTCATCGACGGCCTCTCTACCGGATATGCGACGCCATATCTCGTCGAGAACATCTCGGAGGGCAGGCACCTGGTCTCGCTCTCAAAGCCGGGATATATTCCTGAGGGGGAGGTGGTCCTGCTGACCGACAATCGCCATAAGGAGCAGGACGCGGAGGTCGGTCTGGACCTGGGACCCTATGCGTACGGGTCGCTTACGGTGGGGAGCACCCCCGAGGGTGCGAAGATCTATCTCTACGGCAAGGACACCGGAGAAAAAACGCCTCACACCTTCCATTACCTCGGCATCGGATCCTATGATGTGAAGGTCGTGGGGAAGGAAGGTTCAAAGACGCTTGAGGATGTGGTGGTGGTGCCGTATGAGATGAGGGAGTGCCATGTGGATCTTGCTGCGGGCTGA
- a CDS encoding ABC transporter permease — translation MEIARVFESLKIAARQVARKRMRVLLTALGIAIGVAAVVGTISLGEGIRYQAVEAIKEQSDLTLIEATADIRGGTLHLITPAKIDEIAAIPHIKASSAVVREAYATKRQTYLGVIGIDPTEIGEVIKPRYFKGDPIDPGSRQAVLGHDLAETLQRYEGIRLGDTIPILIRQYDEDGMPVDVQVDFTLVGVLQERDDQFDQMMLIDRGVAQDLRGGEASLDGVLIRVDHPEEVFGVVDGVKALGLTATGAFEQIESVNRLMDVVVLLLAFFAGVSLIVGALMIMNTMITSIFERTREIGITMAIGASPGNVLQLILFECLYIGLIGGVIGDLLGIAFAGVINIFGKPFIIAQLGDTFATFADADITLITPGLLLLGIVIAVVLSQISGFYPALKAARLNPVTAIRTGV, via the coding sequence ATGGAGATCGCACGAGTCTTTGAGTCTCTGAAGATCGCGGCCAGGCAGGTCGCACGGAAACGGATGCGCGTCCTGCTCACCGCCCTCGGCATCGCCATCGGCGTGGCGGCGGTGGTCGGGACCATCTCGCTGGGGGAAGGGATCAGATATCAGGCGGTGGAAGCGATCAAGGAGCAGTCAGATCTGACCCTCATCGAGGCGACCGCGGATATCCGCGGCGGCACGCTCCACCTGATCACCCCCGCAAAGATCGACGAGATCGCGGCAATACCCCATATCAAGGCTTCATCGGCGGTTGTCAGAGAAGCCTACGCAACAAAACGACAGACCTACCTGGGTGTGATAGGCATCGACCCGACAGAGATCGGGGAGGTGATCAAACCCCGATACTTCAAGGGAGATCCGATCGATCCGGGTTCCAGGCAGGCGGTCCTCGGCCACGACCTCGCTGAGACGCTCCAGCGCTATGAAGGGATCCGCCTCGGTGACACGATCCCGATCCTGATCAGGCAGTACGACGAGGACGGGATGCCGGTGGACGTGCAGGTGGACTTCACGCTGGTCGGCGTGCTGCAGGAACGGGACGACCAATTTGATCAGATGATGCTGATCGACCGTGGGGTCGCACAGGATCTGCGCGGCGGCGAGGCGTCTTTGGACGGCGTCCTCATCAGGGTCGACCATCCCGAAGAGGTCTTCGGTGTGGTGGACGGCGTCAAGGCCCTGGGTCTCACTGCCACAGGGGCCTTCGAGCAGATCGAGTCAGTGAACCGTCTGATGGATGTGGTCGTCCTGCTCCTCGCGTTCTTTGCCGGGGTGTCACTCATCGTGGGCGCCCTGATGATCATGAACACGATGATCACCTCGATCTTCGAGCGGACAAGAGAGATCGGGATCACCATGGCTATCGGCGCATCTCCCGGCAACGTTCTCCAGCTCATCCTCTTCGAGTGCCTGTATATCGGGCTGATCGGCGGAGTGATCGGCGATCTCCTCGGGATCGCCTTCGCCGGCGTCATCAACATCTTCGGAAAACCCTTTATCATCGCTCAACTAGGCGACACCTTCGCCACCTTTGCAGACGCGGATATCACCCTGATCACGCCCGGCCTCCTGTTGCTCGGGATCGTCATTGCGGTGGTGCTCTCCCAGATATCAGGATTTTATCCGGCATTGAAAGCGGCACGCCTCAATCCGGTGACAGCGATCAGGACGGGGGTGTGA
- a CDS encoding ABC transporter ATP-binding protein codes for MDVIMQTRDLSKAYTEQVTALRNVNLALERGEFVTLLGRSGSGKSTLLNILGGLDRPTGGDVYINGTRVDFEDRQALITLRREALGFVFQNFNLIPTLTARENVEYPLLFNYARRAVREERALALLEMVGLAERADHYPREMSGGEQQRVAIARSLVGNPSIVLADEPTGNLDSKTSDGIFELMREVNQERETTFLIVTHERELGKRADRSIELLDGKVV; via the coding sequence ATGGACGTCATCATGCAGACACGAGACCTGAGCAAGGCGTACACCGAGCAGGTGACTGCACTCAGGAACGTAAACCTCGCCCTTGAGAGAGGAGAGTTCGTCACCCTTCTCGGGCGGAGCGGGAGCGGGAAGAGCACGCTCCTCAATATCCTCGGCGGACTCGACCGGCCGACCGGAGGAGACGTATATATCAACGGAACGAGAGTCGACTTCGAAGATAGGCAGGCGCTCATCACCCTCAGAAGAGAGGCGCTCGGTTTTGTCTTCCAGAACTTCAATCTCATCCCGACGCTGACGGCCAGGGAGAATGTGGAATATCCCCTCCTCTTCAACTATGCCAGGAGGGCGGTGAGAGAAGAGCGAGCGCTGGCCCTTCTCGAGATGGTGGGGCTCGCAGAGAGAGCCGATCACTATCCCCGCGAGATGAGCGGCGGCGAACAGCAACGGGTGGCGATCGCCCGCTCCCTTGTCGGGAACCCGTCGATCGTGCTTGCCGACGAACCGACCGGGAACCTGGACTCAAAGACAAGTGACGGGATCTTTGAGTTGATGCGCGAGGTGAACCAGGAGCGGGAGACGACGTTTCTGATCGTGACCCATGAACGGGAACTCGGGAAGCGTGCCGACCGTTCCATCGAACTCCTCGACGGGAAGGTGGTGTGA
- a CDS encoding DUF3344 domain-containing protein, producing the protein MSSHRLAISVALLGVLLFLPAVSATYAGDKPLETAYHDEFNGAHLFTLGNSTYSGALNPGDRYAVDFEVELPEDATIRYQRLYVYWAWSKLDQKAIYPSVSVTRTDTGALLNSTGRSVDSKGFVSKNDFFSGMDIFETADLSPGKNAFTAVLENTADDNRTFVVQGIGLLVIYECPESPEVVCWIKEGADLLYNSYGITPPMATSRIKFEGKVEKSDLSSAELLLIAPSGGYTRENIPEINRLFLNREGETSMPSFFESILSALFPGSNGREWVNIFDSDETRQVGIDRRDVLPYLRSENNFAAVRDEKDYLVLTNAVLWAEKR; encoded by the coding sequence ATGTCTTCCCATAGGCTGGCCATCAGCGTCGCTCTCCTCGGCGTGCTCCTCTTCCTCCCTGCGGTCTCTGCCACCTATGCCGGCGATAAACCACTTGAGACGGCATATCATGACGAATTCAACGGCGCCCACCTCTTCACCCTCGGCAACAGCACCTACAGCGGAGCACTGAACCCAGGGGACCGGTACGCCGTCGACTTCGAGGTCGAACTCCCTGAAGATGCAACAATACGATACCAGCGCCTCTATGTCTACTGGGCCTGGAGCAAACTCGACCAGAAGGCGATCTATCCCTCGGTATCAGTCACCCGCACCGACACGGGCGCACTCCTCAACAGCACGGGACGGTCTGTCGACTCCAAGGGGTTCGTGAGCAAGAACGATTTTTTCTCAGGGATGGACATCTTCGAGACGGCCGACCTCTCTCCAGGGAAGAACGCTTTCACCGCCGTCCTTGAGAATACCGCAGACGACAACCGCACCTTCGTGGTCCAGGGGATCGGTCTGCTCGTCATTTACGAGTGCCCGGAGTCGCCTGAAGTCGTCTGCTGGATCAAAGAAGGGGCCGATCTCCTGTACAACAGTTACGGGATCACTCCTCCCATGGCGACGAGCAGGATCAAGTTCGAAGGAAAAGTCGAGAAGTCAGATCTCTCATCTGCCGAACTCCTCCTCATCGCTCCCTCTGGTGGCTATACGAGGGAGAACATCCCCGAGATCAACCGGCTCTTTCTGAACCGCGAGGGAGAGACCAGCATGCCCTCGTTCTTTGAATCGATTCTCTCGGCTCTGTTCCCGGGATCAAATGGCCGGGAGTGGGTGAACATCTTCGACTCCGACGAGACGAGGCAGGTCGGGATCGACCGCCGGGATGTGCTGCCCTATCTCCGGTCTGAGAACAATTTTGCGGCTGTCAGGGACGAAAAAGACTATCTTGTCCTTACCAATGCCGTGTTGTGGGCTGAAAAGAGGTGA
- a CDS encoding DUF3344 domain-containing protein, translating to MYDFEGIPLHMTAQGEVRGDVLTFGTYGLEAPPIECTFSLPDKPIWARVYTGVWGGTERYTGWEELTVNNGVPVRRSLFGKDDQNEETYVSGYGVYWIAHDCTDQLHGGKNTVSLTTSRGLPESRIDGRAYGIFVVAVVEDKDGPTTRYWIAEGNENLHGEGWAGTNPTRHDKSEISFEKAGLLEGATADLTILLLASTKGQPDYVRFNGEDLGVAPDDPSLYPAGARDIGNERCFDATGGLGTEARYVDVETFDVGALLKETNHVLFERGRDLDDDGTITTTGDKPEGEDYIHPCCAILTVKRPGADPAPDLSVDIPEVRGAYAGEEATVQATVRNHGARPEGMITAVFSVDGEPVETITVEPDVSGVQEVAANVTLDEGRHTLSVRVDAGNDLDPADNEASDTVRVGTIPDLAVKIGTPTRTGAGEPDTQHSPSPFCALVAGLCIAVLLARRPPGGKLAAMLIAGAVIAASCPLAISPAAAAGYEDYTVPVTITNLGGSDTPPFDLTVYLDGEKAAVKPVDGGLEAGATVDIALSHFTTPGKHRLRVVADEAGTIRDADRGNNAAEGDYVFP from the coding sequence GTGTACGATTTTGAAGGCATCCCCCTCCATATGACGGCCCAGGGGGAAGTCAGGGGGGATGTGCTCACCTTCGGCACCTATGGGCTTGAGGCCCCGCCTATTGAGTGCACCTTCTCTCTCCCGGACAAGCCAATCTGGGCAAGAGTCTATACAGGTGTCTGGGGCGGAACCGAACGCTACACCGGATGGGAAGAACTCACCGTCAACAACGGTGTCCCGGTCAGACGCTCACTCTTCGGGAAAGATGATCAGAATGAAGAGACCTATGTCTCGGGCTATGGCGTCTACTGGATCGCGCACGACTGTACCGATCAACTCCATGGCGGCAAGAACACCGTCTCCCTGACGACCAGCAGGGGCCTGCCTGAGAGCAGGATCGATGGAAGGGCCTATGGTATCTTCGTCGTCGCCGTCGTCGAGGATAAAGACGGACCGACCACCAGATACTGGATCGCCGAAGGAAACGAGAACCTCCATGGAGAGGGGTGGGCCGGGACAAACCCCACGCGACATGACAAGAGCGAGATTTCGTTTGAGAAGGCAGGCCTGCTGGAAGGTGCCACCGCAGACCTCACCATACTGCTGCTGGCCTCGACGAAGGGACAGCCTGATTATGTCAGGTTCAATGGCGAAGACCTCGGTGTCGCCCCTGACGATCCCTCCCTTTACCCGGCAGGCGCGCGGGACATCGGCAACGAACGATGTTTCGACGCCACGGGCGGCCTCGGGACCGAGGCAAGATATGTCGATGTCGAGACCTTCGATGTCGGCGCTCTCCTCAAGGAGACGAACCACGTCCTCTTCGAACGCGGGAGGGACCTCGACGACGACGGTACGATCACCACCACCGGAGACAAACCTGAGGGTGAAGACTACATCCATCCCTGCTGTGCCATTCTTACCGTGAAGAGACCGGGTGCCGACCCGGCCCCCGACCTTTCCGTGGATATCCCGGAGGTGAGAGGGGCCTACGCCGGTGAAGAGGCGACGGTGCAGGCAACGGTGAGAAACCACGGAGCGCGGCCGGAAGGGATGATCACGGCCGTCTTCTCGGTCGACGGAGAGCCCGTAGAAACAATAACCGTCGAACCGGACGTCTCGGGAGTTCAGGAGGTTGCGGCAAATGTCACGCTGGACGAAGGCCGGCACACACTCTCGGTACGGGTCGACGCCGGGAACGACCTCGACCCTGCAGACAACGAGGCTTCGGACACCGTCAGGGTCGGGACGATCCCTGATCTTGCGGTGAAGATCGGCACCCCGACCCGTACCGGTGCCGGAGAGCCGGACACGCAACACTCCCCCTCTCCTTTCTGTGCTCTGGTTGCAGGGCTCTGTATCGCGGTTCTCCTCGCCAGGCGCCCGCCAGGCGGGAAACTTGCCGCCATGCTGATCGCAGGAGCGGTCATTGCGGCATCGTGCCCACTGGCCATATCACCGGCCGCCGCCGCCGGGTACGAAGACTACACCGTCCCGGTCACGATCACAAACCTCGGCGGGAGCGACACACCGCCCTTTGACCTCACCGTCTATCTGGACGGGGAGAAGGCGGCGGTGAAACCTGTGGATGGAGGACTGGAGGCCGGGGCAACAGTCGATATCGCTCTTTCTCATTTCACGACACCGGGAAAACATCGTTTGCGGGTGGTCGCCGACGAGGCCGGTACGATCAGAGATGCCGACCGGGGGAACAACGCGGCGGAGGGCGACTATGTCTTCCCATAG
- a CDS encoding DUF3344 domain-containing protein — MLVLLAVLAMAAPAAADPWIGGDKLVNANGTSGNVSGGLWFDAYPGFDYAYSTPVTKNFSLPCTAGNVEWARLYVTTYIGSMTKNYPLNTTVEFDGGSGYGTLGSEIMNTTYTYPENSSADGTVWINNHCNRVTSDCLMWYDVTNDITSSSVAARVHTACPNGTQPYDGRVKMITLVVAYNDPSSGKEISYWVNQGHDTDSKKADQNGCSYIGNTTFSTVTSSVIDADLTAIYLASYNGNYTFNGNTLTWSNPCQGSYFGYQSWNVTNYITSGDNFMTFDRNTTDPSLYGGYFKIPLALLTVEEEQEV, encoded by the coding sequence ATGCTTGTGCTGCTGGCGGTGCTCGCGATGGCGGCGCCGGCGGCAGCCGACCCGTGGATTGGAGGAGACAAACTGGTCAACGCGAACGGAACCTCAGGGAACGTGTCCGGTGGTCTCTGGTTCGACGCGTATCCCGGCTTTGACTATGCGTATTCTACGCCGGTGACGAAAAATTTCTCGCTTCCGTGCACTGCAGGTAATGTCGAATGGGCGCGTCTCTATGTCACGACCTACATCGGGAGCATGACCAAAAACTACCCCCTGAACACGACGGTGGAGTTCGACGGCGGATCGGGCTATGGGACCCTGGGTTCGGAGATCATGAACACCACCTACACCTATCCGGAGAACAGCAGTGCTGATGGAACGGTCTGGATCAACAACCACTGCAACCGGGTGACGAGCGACTGCCTGATGTGGTACGACGTGACCAACGATATCACCTCATCGAGCGTCGCGGCGCGCGTGCACACGGCCTGCCCTAACGGCACGCAGCCGTATGACGGCCGGGTGAAGATGATCACGCTTGTGGTCGCATATAACGATCCCTCGAGTGGGAAAGAGATCTCTTACTGGGTGAACCAGGGTCACGACACCGATTCCAAAAAAGCTGACCAGAATGGCTGCTCTTACATCGGGAACACCACATTCAGCACAGTAACATCCTCGGTTATCGATGCAGACCTGACGGCCATCTACTTGGCGAGTTACAACGGTAATTACACCTTCAACGGCAACACACTCACCTGGAGCAACCCGTGCCAGGGATCGTACTTCGGCTATCAGAGTTGGAATGTCACCAACTACATTACCAGCGGAGATAATTTCATGACATTCGACCGGAACACCACCGATCCATCACTGTACGGCGGGTACTTCAAGATCCCGCTTGCGCTCCTGACTGTGGAGGAGGAGCAGGAAGTGTAA